The Lacrimispora xylanolytica genome has a segment encoding these proteins:
- a CDS encoding L-threonylcarbamoyladenylate synthase yields METERIYIEDKEHPEEAKLKRAAQILKDGGLVAFPTETVYGLGANALEEEAAKKIYEAKGRPSDNPLIAHIADKEDLKPLVKQIPEAGVKLMEAFWPGPLTLIFPKSDLVPYGTTGGLDTVAVRMPNDPIASALIRLSGVPIAAPSANTSGRPSPTTADHVWQDMNGKIEMIIDGGAVGIGVESTIIDVSGEEPMILRPGAITQEMASKVLGQVVCLDPAIVSGPLKEDVKPKAPGMKYRHYAPKASLTLVEGDTKDVIETINRLAKEKLKEGFQVGIICTEESRESYRNGIIKSMGVRAKEDTIAHNLYGVLREFDDLEADFIYSESFSKDHLGQAIMNRLTKAAGYHIVKIQKEETL; encoded by the coding sequence ATGGAAACAGAACGAATTTATATAGAAGATAAAGAGCACCCGGAAGAAGCGAAATTAAAGCGTGCCGCCCAGATTTTAAAGGACGGAGGTCTGGTTGCATTTCCCACAGAGACGGTCTATGGTCTGGGAGCCAATGCCTTAGAGGAAGAGGCAGCAAAGAAAATCTATGAAGCAAAAGGAAGACCATCGGATAATCCGCTGATTGCCCACATTGCGGATAAAGAGGATTTAAAGCCGTTGGTCAAACAGATACCGGAAGCAGGCGTTAAGCTGATGGAAGCCTTCTGGCCGGGACCCCTTACTCTCATATTTCCAAAGAGCGACCTGGTTCCCTACGGGACTACGGGAGGTCTTGATACCGTAGCAGTCAGAATGCCAAATGACCCCATAGCCAGTGCCCTCATTCGCCTATCCGGAGTTCCCATTGCAGCACCCAGTGCCAATACCTCAGGACGTCCAAGCCCTACCACAGCGGATCATGTGTGGCAGGACATGAACGGAAAAATAGAAATGATCATAGATGGAGGTGCCGTTGGTATCGGTGTGGAATCCACCATTATTGATGTGTCTGGTGAGGAGCCCATGATCTTAAGGCCGGGAGCCATTACGCAGGAGATGGCATCTAAAGTACTGGGACAAGTAGTCTGCCTTGATCCGGCCATTGTATCCGGTCCCTTAAAGGAAGATGTAAAGCCAAAGGCACCTGGAATGAAATACAGACATTACGCCCCAAAAGCATCCCTTACCCTGGTAGAGGGTGATACAAAGGATGTCATTGAGACTATCAACCGGTTGGCTAAAGAAAAGCTGAAAGAGGGCTTTCAAGTGGGAATTATCTGTACGGAAGAAAGCAGGGAGAGTTACAGGAACGGAATTATAAAAAGCATGGGAGTCCGGGCCAAGGAAGATACCATTGCCCATAACCTTTACGGGGTGCTGAGAGAATTTGATGATCTGGAGGCAGATTTTATCTACTCCGAAAGCTTTTCCAAGGACCATCTGGGACAGGCCATTATGAACCGGCTGACAAAAGCAGCAGGCTATCACATTGTTAAGATACAAAAGGAGGAGACATTATGA
- a CDS encoding deoxycytidylate deaminase, with product MTGKREDYITWDEYFMGVALLSGKRSKDPSTQVGACIVSEDNKILSMGYNGFPMGCSDDEFPWNRESDDNDPYNAKYFYSTHSELNAILNYRGGSLEGSKLYVTLFPCNECAKAIIQSGIKTIVYGSDKYADTPEVNASKRMLNAAGVRYYQYQPTGRKIEIEV from the coding sequence ATGACCGGAAAGCGGGAAGATTATATTACCTGGGACGAATATTTTATGGGAGTTGCCCTCCTTTCAGGGAAGCGCTCCAAGGACCCAAGCACACAGGTGGGAGCCTGTATCGTAAGTGAGGACAACAAGATTTTATCCATGGGCTATAACGGATTTCCCATGGGCTGCTCTGACGATGAATTTCCATGGAACAGAGAGAGTGACGATAACGATCCCTACAATGCCAAATATTTCTACTCCACCCATAGTGAATTAAATGCTATCCTTAACTACAGAGGGGGAAGTCTGGAAGGCTCCAAGCTCTATGTGACCTTATTCCCCTGTAATGAATGTGCAAAAGCAATCATTCAATCAGGCATTAAAACCATTGTCTATGGTTCAGATAAGTATGCAGATACTCCTGAGGTCAATGCCTCCAAGCGTATGCTAAATGCAGCAGGAGTCCGGTATTACCAGTATCAGCCCACCGGAAGAAAAATAGAGATAGAGGTTTAA
- a CDS encoding LytR/AlgR family response regulator transcription factor, with amino-acid sequence MNLFLCDDQPEFTNKFTKQLEGYFLLKKVPFQLTVFSNGEDLLNTDITPDIIFLDIKMGGISGIETARILRKKLIRSKIIFLTAYKEYVFEAFDVDASHYLIKPVNTDKLEAVLDHVIGQLRALHEEYLTIQSGSSIQRFSYSEILYLEVRNRKVTIHTRNTNLEFYQQLETLEKTLPTQFFRCHRSFIVNMDSVMRLSKTDIFLTNGECIPISKRKYYDFSIAFMKQMQKEGLT; translated from the coding sequence ATGAATCTATTCCTTTGCGATGATCAACCCGAATTTACAAATAAATTTACCAAACAGCTGGAAGGGTACTTTTTACTTAAAAAAGTGCCCTTCCAGTTAACTGTGTTCTCAAACGGAGAAGACTTATTAAATACTGATATTACCCCGGATATTATTTTTCTGGATATTAAGATGGGTGGGATTTCCGGCATAGAGACAGCCAGAATACTAAGAAAAAAACTTATTCGCTCTAAAATAATATTTCTGACAGCCTATAAGGAATATGTATTTGAAGCCTTTGATGTGGACGCGTCTCATTACCTGATAAAGCCTGTAAATACAGATAAGCTGGAGGCAGTTCTTGATCATGTAATCGGACAGCTTCGCGCTTTACATGAGGAGTATCTCACGATTCAATCAGGTTCCTCCATTCAACGTTTTTCTTATTCTGAAATTCTTTATCTGGAAGTGAGGAACCGAAAGGTGACAATCCATACACGGAATACAAATCTTGAATTCTACCAGCAGCTGGAAACTCTGGAAAAAACTCTCCCAACTCAATTTTTCAGGTGCCACCGCAGCTTTATCGTAAACATGGACTCTGTCATGCGCCTTAGCAAAACGGATATTTTTCTTACAAATGGGGAATGCATTCCTATCAGCAAGCGGAAATACTATGATTTCTCCATCGCATTTATGAAGCAGATGCAAAAGGAGGGATTAACATAA
- a CDS encoding B12-binding domain-containing radical SAM protein, whose amino-acid sequence MKFLLAAMNAKYIHSNPGIYSLKAYAETYVNRPELKDGSFQIEIGEYTINSQLDDILKDIYLKKPDAVGFSCYIWNMSYVLELVRDLPKVLPQVEIWLGGPEVSYDAAQILLKEPGVFGIMMGEGEETFKKVVECYLDKENGDFSTIDGAAVRDKNGTPVERPLKRAVDLSKIPFLYKDISGFENRIIYYESSRGCPFSCSYCLSSIDKSVRFRDTELVKKELDFFLQRKVPQVKFVDRTFNCNHAHTMGIWKHLLEHDNGVTNFHFEISADLLTEEELDLISRMRPGLIQLEIGVQSTNQDTIREIKRTMDLVSLKETVEKINSFGNIHQHLDLIAGLPYENYESFRRSFNQVYEMKPEQLQLGFLKVLKGSYMSQKAKEYEVKYKEQAPYEVLSTRWLDYGEVLKLKNLEEMLEVYGNSGQFNTTIKELLTEFPSPFDMFEALAEYYDKQELTGISHSRMARYEILSQFIEGLAPKRLPLYQDLLVYDLYLRENLKSRPSFASDQEPFKEKVRAFFAEEAKTFQYLKEGYEGYEARQLIKMAHVEVFGGKRAVLFDYKKRDPLTHNAAVYEVDIWRKEWQNEKQKQS is encoded by the coding sequence ATGAAATTTTTACTGGCGGCAATGAATGCCAAATATATCCATTCCAATCCGGGAATTTACAGCTTAAAGGCCTATGCGGAAACTTATGTAAACCGACCTGAGCTAAAAGACGGAAGCTTCCAGATTGAGATTGGAGAATATACCATCAACAGCCAGCTTGATGATATTTTAAAAGACATATATCTAAAAAAACCGGATGCAGTAGGGTTTTCCTGCTACATCTGGAACATGTCTTACGTTTTGGAACTTGTCCGGGACCTTCCGAAGGTTCTCCCTCAAGTGGAGATCTGGCTGGGAGGTCCTGAAGTGTCTTACGATGCTGCCCAGATTCTTTTAAAAGAGCCTGGGGTATTTGGTATCATGATGGGCGAGGGAGAAGAAACCTTTAAAAAGGTGGTGGAATGTTATCTGGATAAGGAAAACGGAGATTTTTCAACCATAGACGGCGCTGCCGTAAGGGATAAAAACGGAACTCCAGTGGAACGACCCCTAAAAAGAGCCGTGGACTTAAGTAAAATCCCCTTCCTTTATAAAGACATTTCCGGCTTTGAAAACAGGATTATTTATTACGAAAGCAGCAGGGGGTGTCCATTTTCCTGCAGCTACTGTCTTTCCTCCATTGATAAATCCGTCCGATTCCGGGATACGGAGCTGGTCAAGAAGGAGCTTGATTTTTTCCTTCAGAGAAAGGTTCCTCAGGTAAAGTTTGTAGACAGAACCTTTAACTGTAACCATGCCCATACCATGGGGATATGGAAGCATCTGCTGGAGCATGACAATGGAGTGACCAACTTTCATTTTGAAATTTCCGCTGACCTTCTGACAGAGGAGGAGCTAGACTTAATTTCCCGCATGAGGCCAGGACTCATCCAGCTGGAAATCGGTGTACAAAGTACCAACCAGGACACCATAAGGGAAATTAAGCGGACCATGGATCTGGTAAGCTTAAAAGAGACTGTTGAAAAGATCAACAGCTTTGGAAATATCCATCAGCATCTGGATTTGATTGCCGGACTTCCTTATGAAAATTATGAGAGTTTTCGACGGTCCTTTAATCAGGTCTATGAGATGAAACCAGAACAGCTTCAGCTGGGATTTTTAAAGGTGTTAAAAGGCTCTTATATGTCCCAGAAAGCAAAAGAGTATGAGGTAAAGTATAAGGAACAGGCTCCCTATGAGGTGCTTTCTACCAGATGGCTGGATTACGGAGAGGTGCTGAAGCTTAAGAACTTAGAAGAGATGCTTGAGGTGTACGGAAACAGCGGACAGTTCAATACCACCATTAAGGAGCTTTTAACGGAGTTTCCATCTCCTTTTGATATGTTTGAGGCTCTTGCTGAATACTATGATAAACAGGAGCTGACAGGAATCAGTCACAGCCGTATGGCCCGATATGAGATATTGTCACAGTTTATTGAAGGACTGGCACCAAAACGATTGCCTCTTTATCAGGACCTTTTGGTGTATGACTTATACTTAAGAGAAAATCTAAAGAGCCGGCCATCCTTTGCCTCTGATCAGGAGCCGTTTAAAGAAAAGGTGAGAGCCTTTTTTGCAGAGGAAGCAAAAACGTTTCAGTATTTAAAAGAAGGATATGAAGGCTATGAGGCCAGACAGTTAATTAAAATGGCCCATGTAGAAGTGTTTGGAGGAAAACGGGCGGTACTTTTTGATTATAAGAAAAGAGATCCCTTAACCCATAACGCAGCGGTATATGAAGTTGACATTTGGAGGAAGGAATGGCAAAACGAGAAACAAAAGCAGAGTTAA
- a CDS encoding sensor histidine kinase, which yields MLKARFSHALTLLGIAVTQALVSFININLGLYKVFPQEVFFLLTTTAMILILFENQTGKKIMIAIFMDGLGYTSNFIFLPLIQYTAKRVAGHLLWYDLLYGLCDGLTILFFALVLEWVARKYRNLKGEISLEGNIYLLLLSCFIKYSVIYYGTRSMASDNSLWTNLLITLAAIAGVILLLFSLYYVDRRLVLALEKQQNLFLERQMTAWKEEEKQLSSFRHDFKNHMLCIKNLISDGKETEALEYLNSMTHTVNSLSPHISTGNVYADAIIREKLVLAQAEGIQLETDLIFPPSEMLSPMDLCIILSNALDNALEACSRLSEKETKAVQAVSYVRHSCLMIEIKNPLPSPKLDRADIFVSTKEDSRLHGIGLTNIHQAVERCHGTLSLSAQDNIFHFSLMIPLTL from the coding sequence ATGCTAAAAGCCAGATTCAGTCATGCTCTCACCCTTCTTGGAATCGCAGTAACTCAGGCGCTGGTAAGCTTTATCAACATAAACTTAGGATTATATAAGGTTTTTCCACAGGAAGTGTTCTTTCTTCTCACTACCACCGCTATGATACTGATTCTGTTTGAGAATCAAACGGGTAAGAAAATCATGATCGCAATCTTTATGGACGGTCTTGGATACACCTCCAACTTTATCTTTCTTCCGCTGATTCAATATACTGCAAAACGAGTGGCCGGTCATCTGTTATGGTATGACCTCCTCTATGGTCTCTGCGATGGATTGACCATTCTATTCTTCGCTTTGGTTCTGGAATGGGTGGCAAGAAAATACAGGAATCTGAAAGGAGAAATCTCCCTCGAAGGAAATATTTATCTCCTTTTACTGTCCTGCTTTATCAAATACTCTGTGATTTATTACGGAACCAGAAGTATGGCCTCTGATAACAGTCTTTGGACAAACCTTCTCATTACACTTGCCGCCATAGCCGGAGTGATCCTTCTGCTGTTCTCTCTCTATTACGTAGATCGCAGGCTGGTATTGGCTCTGGAAAAACAGCAAAACCTGTTTCTGGAGCGACAGATGACGGCCTGGAAAGAGGAAGAAAAGCAGTTGTCCTCATTTCGTCATGATTTTAAGAACCATATGCTTTGCATTAAAAATCTCATAAGCGACGGAAAAGAGACAGAAGCGCTGGAGTATCTTAATTCCATGACGCATACAGTCAATTCCTTATCTCCTCATATTTCCACAGGAAATGTTTACGCAGATGCCATAATCAGAGAAAAGCTGGTCCTGGCACAGGCAGAGGGAATTCAACTGGAAACCGATCTCATCTTTCCGCCCTCTGAGATGCTGTCTCCCATGGACTTATGCATCATATTAAGCAATGCTCTTGACAATGCCCTGGAAGCATGCTCAAGGCTGTCAGAAAAGGAAACAAAAGCCGTACAAGCTGTCTCCTATGTCCGTCATTCCTGTCTGATGATTGAAATTAAGAACCCTCTCCCCTCCCCCAAACTGGATAGAGCCGATATTTTTGTGTCAACAAAGGAAGATTCCAGACTTCACGGTATTGGTCTCACAAATATCCATCAGGCCGTAGAACGCTGCCACGGAACTCTGTCATTATCTGCCCAGGATAATATCTTTCATTTTTCCCTCATGATCCCTTTAACTCTTTAA
- the asnA gene encoding aspartate--ammonia ligase — MKLIIPEHYDPKLSVRETQEAIKYIRDTFQKELGKEMNLERISAPLFVDKDSGLNDNLNGVERPVQFDLLGIPGQTMEVVHSLAKWKRMALHEYGFQPGEGLYTNMNAIRRDEEFDNLHSCYVDQWDWEKVITREERTLDTLKDTVRNIFKIIKHMEHEVWYKYPQAVKKLPDDITFITSQELEDKYPDKTPKERENLITKELGCVFLMKIGDKLKGGEPHDGRAPDYDDWQLNGDILFWFEHLNCALEISSMGIRVDETSLAEQLKKAGCEDRKELLYHKMLLNSELPCTIGGGIGQSRLCMLLLDRAHIGEVQASIWPDDMRDTCREHKIFLL, encoded by the coding sequence TTGAAACTCATCATACCAGAACATTATGACCCAAAGCTTTCTGTCCGCGAAACACAGGAAGCAATCAAATACATAAGAGATACCTTTCAAAAGGAGCTTGGAAAGGAAATGAACCTGGAACGTATCTCTGCCCCTCTGTTCGTAGACAAGGACAGCGGACTCAACGATAACTTAAACGGTGTAGAACGCCCCGTTCAGTTCGACCTTCTGGGAATTCCAGGACAGACTATGGAAGTAGTTCACTCTCTTGCCAAGTGGAAACGTATGGCCCTTCACGAATACGGCTTTCAGCCGGGAGAAGGTCTCTATACCAACATGAACGCCATCCGAAGAGATGAAGAATTTGACAATCTCCACTCCTGCTACGTGGACCAGTGGGACTGGGAAAAGGTAATTACCAGAGAAGAGCGTACCCTGGATACCTTAAAGGATACCGTTCGGAATATTTTTAAGATCATCAAGCATATGGAGCATGAGGTATGGTACAAATACCCTCAGGCAGTAAAGAAGCTTCCAGATGACATTACCTTTATTACCTCTCAGGAGCTGGAGGATAAGTATCCTGACAAGACACCAAAGGAACGGGAGAATCTCATTACAAAGGAGCTTGGCTGTGTCTTCCTTATGAAAATCGGAGACAAGTTAAAAGGGGGAGAACCTCATGACGGAAGAGCTCCTGACTATGATGACTGGCAGTTAAACGGCGATATTTTATTCTGGTTCGAGCACTTAAACTGTGCCCTTGAGATATCCAGCATGGGAATCCGAGTGGATGAGACCTCTCTGGCAGAGCAGTTAAAGAAGGCAGGCTGTGAGGATAGAAAAGAGCTTCTTTACCACAAAATGCTGTTAAACAGTGAACTTCCCTGCACCATCGGAGGTGGAATCGGGCAGTCACGCCTTTGTATGCTCCTTTTAGACCGCGCTCATATTGGTGAAGTGCAGGCAAGCATCTGGCCGGATGATATGCGGGATACCTGCAGAGAGCATAAAATATTTCTTCTGTAA